From a region of the Solanum stenotomum isolate F172 chromosome 2, ASM1918654v1, whole genome shotgun sequence genome:
- the LOC125856814 gene encoding uncharacterized protein LOC125856814, translating to MTSSNCRFLLKNGLIPNLAENPSVTTLLEAHQGAYTTTRTHSDGSLLLFWERHMSRLSNSLRILLNSNPELLFNSEACRVPFSFVSTKPTMWDSLVQSLVDDSMRKALPLVLDKRRSGEELAITCLVSGNVDSLEELEETFSTAFDVYVHVGSYVPPLFGIHQNGARLAVVGHGRGVANAKYSDWVRQRKQLEKLRPPYVNELLLSNNGDQILEGCLTNLFVVCHKDVNGDYHKSSQRDNESTVSIELQTAPIRDGVLPGVVRQVILDICSRNKIPVREIAPSWSEREMWSEAFITSSLRLLQHVEVIQAPSSWESLDTQTWTDVTWEEKRFENAPGQITAFIQKEVMEMASMEGYPVSLFDDR from the exons ATGACTAGCAGCAACTGCAGATTTCTGTTAAAAAATGGCTTGATTCCGAATTTGGCAGAAAACCCATCGGTAACAACCTTACTTGAAGCCCACCAAG GTGCATATACAACAACTAGAACTCACAGTGATGGTTCACTGTTGTTGTTTTGGGAAAGGCATATGAGCAGACTCTCTAATTCTCTAAGAATTCTCTTGAACTCTAACCCAGAACTTTTATTCAATTCAGAAGCATGTAGAGTCCCTTTTTCCTTTGTATCAACAAAACCAACCATGTGGGATTCATTGGTTCAATCTCTTGTGGATGATTCAATGAGAAAAGCTCTGCCCCTTGTATTGGACAAAAGAAGAAGTGGGGAGGAATTGGCCATTACATGTCTTGTCAGTGGAAATGTTGATAGTTTGGAGGAACTTGAGGAAACGTTTTCTACagcttttgatgtttatgtcCATGTTGGTTCCTATGTTCCTCCACTCTTTGGTATCCACCAAAATGGAGCACGTTTGGCAGTTGTAGGTCATGGTAGGGGCGTAGCAAATGCCAAATACTCAGATTGGGTTAG GCAAAGGAAACAATTGGAGAAGCTGAGGCCACCTTATGTCAATGAGCTCCTGTTGTCAAACAATGGCGATCAGATCTTAGAGGGTTGTTTGACAAATCTTTTTGTTGTTTGCCACAAG GATGTTAATGGTGATTATCACAAGTCTAGCCAAAGAGACAATGAATCTACAGTTTCAATTGAATTGCAGACTGCCCCTATAAGAGATGGTGTCCTTCCAGGCGTTGTACGCCAAGTAATTCTTGA CATATGCTCAAGAAACAAAATCCCAGTCAGAGAAATTGCACCTTCATGGTCAGAGCGTGAAATGTGGTCAGAAGCATTCATTACAA GTAGCTTGAGGCTATTGCAGCATGTGGAAGTTATTCAAGCTCCTAGTTCATGGGAATCACTTGATACACAAACTTGGACTGATGTAACTTGGGAGGAGAAGCGATTTGAG AATGCTCCTGGACAGATCACTGCATTCATCCAG AAGGAGGTCATGGAAATGGCAAGCATGGAAGGGTATCCAGTTTCTCTATTTGATGACCGGTAG
- the LOC125856785 gene encoding nuclear transcription factor Y subunit B-10-like has protein sequence MAEPASPGGGGGSHESGGDPSPQSNLREQDRYLPIANIGRIMKKALPANGKIAKDSKDTVQECVSEFISFITSEASDKCQKEKRKTINGDDLLSALATLGFEDYIEPLKVYLTRYREVNAILLHALNGFGTGFSQ, from the exons ATGGCGGAGCCGGCAAGTCCAGGAGGCGGCGGCGGAAGCCATGAGAGTGGCGGTGACCCGAGTCCTCAGTCCAACTTGCGAGAACAGGATAGGTACCTACCGATCGCTAATATTGGACGCATAATGAAAAAGGCATTGCCTGCTAATGGAAAGATCGCAAAGGATTCTAAGGACACTGTTCAGGAATGTGTATCTGAGTTCATCAGTTTTATTACTAGCGA aGCTAGTGACAAGTGTCagaaagagaagagaaagaCGATCAACGGAGATGATTTACTATCAGCCCTGGCTACCTTGGGATTTGAGGACTACATTGAACCACTGAAGGTCTATTTGACTCGGTACAGAGAGGTAAATGCAATTCTTCTTCATGCCCTTAATGGTTTTGGGACTGGTTTCTCACAATAA